One Cupriavidus taiwanensis DNA window includes the following coding sequences:
- a CDS encoding condensation domain-containing protein — protein sequence MQSDPNLPATLVAHLSRLAAQRGADTALVIVDGAGESRYSYAALDTRVRALAAHLSAQAEPGARALLLMDSGIDYVTAFFACLYAGLVAVPAFEPGAVRSAQVARLRAIAADAEPALLLTTSAQARDHAEALAEIATGAAVVAADAALPAAAPPWQPYAAVAGTLAFLQYTSGSTASPKGVMVSHGNVMANEVAIAEGMRVGPGDVMVSWLPLYHDMGLIGGLLQPIHSGIPVVLMSPQFFLERPVRWLQAISEHRGTLSGGPDFAFRLCVERVRDSQLAGLDLSSWAVAYSGAEPVRADTLRAFVERFAPAGFRRQALYPCYGLAEATLFATGSERFAGMVSTRFDAAALARGNAEPAPDGIELVGCGFPRAGHAIRITGANGQALPDGQIGEIEIAGPSLCGGYWRNAEASAAAYGDPARAHAGRWLRTGDLGLQHGGQLYIAGRRKDLIIVRGQNLYPQDLERAVEDQVPAARRGRVAAFAVEGPDGEGIGVAVEISRPDQKRVGHVALVQALAQAVGNACGEPLAVALLLNPGGLPKTTSGKLQRSACRAGWLDDSLDACAVWAHGSFTRGGTAAAEAPSNQPDAPRGATEHALAALWRQLLGTAPASRDAHFFASGGNSLIAARLVARLREQYGNAVPLRLLFEHPTLQACAAAIDQLPGRTAEAPLAPVPRLPQMPLAPAQQRLWLTDRISAENDRSTYNMAGGLRLAGTLDPTALHAALNALVARHEILRTSYPADAQGAPYARIEAELALDLPVTDLSALSPAQRDAALQELAEGQARAPFDLAQAPLLRARLVRMAADDHALLLTLHHIVGDGWSVAILLDTLAAAYNAARAGVPVDWQPLPIQYADYAAHQRAADTGPQQQADADYWRTALRDAPKLPTLPTPNRRPPVASSDGAACYTALPASLLAQADALAQAQGASRYMVLLFAFHALLHRISGAEDQLVGIDVAGRPRRELEELVGFFVNVLPLRAQCHAGLRFAELLAQVRSRTLAAFDHQGLPFERIVEAAGVPRERAWHPLVQVLFVLQNTPGQARQFDGLHAARLPTPVHAAKFDLAVFLEPGDGGLRAEWVYATALFPRATMQRLADAYGAVLAQALADPDRPLAGFEVPAGLCEPAPEQPAMTAATAPRPSKLDKLGKLASLPRRAAEATPTAPLVRTSFLAPGQTFPIVMEPASPDLDPVAWALAHREQIEATLCRHGGILLRGFGLRTPQEFEQFAEAIEPGLYGAYGDLPKKEGGRNTYRSTPYPEREMILFHNESAHLPRWPRKQWFFCELPSPVGGATPIVDCRELYRRLPRALAERFERKGLRYVRTFNDKLDVSWRDFFKTDSHEEVEARLRASGTDFAWLDADTLQTRELCPAVIAHPVTGERSFFNQVQLHHTACLDPEVRRDLLEIVGPQRMPRQVTFGDGSPIGDDVMARIGELYEACAVRFAWRQGDVVMLDNMLAAHARDPYQGPRKIVVAMGAMFERKDLPPLAPRADAHDAMAAADTALEG from the coding sequence ATGCAGTCCGACCCGAATCTACCGGCCACGCTGGTGGCCCATCTCAGCCGCCTGGCCGCGCAACGCGGCGCCGACACGGCGCTGGTCATCGTCGATGGCGCCGGCGAAAGCCGCTACAGCTACGCCGCGCTGGACACGCGCGTGCGCGCGCTGGCGGCGCACCTGTCCGCCCAGGCCGAACCGGGCGCGCGCGCGCTGCTGCTGATGGACAGCGGCATCGACTATGTCACCGCGTTCTTCGCCTGCCTGTACGCCGGGCTGGTCGCGGTGCCGGCGTTCGAGCCCGGCGCCGTGCGCTCCGCGCAGGTGGCGCGGCTGCGCGCGATCGCCGCCGACGCCGAGCCGGCGCTGCTGCTGACCACCAGCGCGCAGGCCCGCGACCATGCCGAGGCGCTGGCCGAGATCGCCACCGGCGCGGCCGTGGTGGCCGCCGATGCCGCGCTGCCCGCGGCGGCGCCGCCCTGGCAGCCCTACGCTGCCGTTGCCGGCACGCTGGCCTTCCTGCAGTACACCTCGGGCTCGACGGCCTCGCCCAAGGGCGTGATGGTCAGCCATGGCAACGTTATGGCGAACGAGGTGGCGATTGCCGAAGGCATGCGCGTGGGGCCCGGCGACGTGATGGTCAGCTGGCTGCCGCTGTACCACGACATGGGGCTGATCGGCGGGCTGCTGCAGCCCATCCACAGCGGCATCCCGGTGGTGCTGATGTCGCCGCAGTTCTTCCTGGAGCGCCCGGTGCGCTGGCTGCAGGCCATCAGCGAGCATCGCGGCACGCTGTCCGGCGGGCCGGACTTTGCCTTCCGGCTGTGCGTCGAACGCGTGCGCGACAGCCAGCTGGCCGGACTGGACCTGTCGAGCTGGGCGGTGGCCTACTCCGGGGCCGAACCAGTGCGGGCCGACACGCTGCGCGCCTTTGTCGAGCGCTTTGCCCCGGCCGGCTTCCGCCGGCAGGCGCTGTATCCGTGCTACGGCCTGGCCGAGGCCACGCTGTTCGCCACCGGATCCGAGCGCTTCGCCGGCATGGTCAGCACGCGCTTCGATGCGGCGGCGCTGGCACGCGGCAACGCCGAACCGGCGCCAGACGGCATCGAGCTGGTCGGATGCGGCTTCCCGCGCGCGGGCCATGCCATCCGCATCACCGGGGCCAACGGACAAGCATTGCCCGACGGACAGATCGGCGAGATCGAGATCGCCGGACCCAGCCTGTGCGGCGGCTACTGGCGCAATGCCGAAGCCAGCGCCGCAGCCTACGGCGACCCTGCCAGGGCCCACGCAGGCCGCTGGCTGCGCACCGGAGACCTCGGCCTGCAGCATGGCGGGCAGCTCTATATCGCCGGGCGCCGCAAGGACCTGATCATCGTGCGCGGGCAGAACCTGTATCCGCAAGACCTCGAACGCGCGGTCGAAGACCAGGTGCCCGCCGCGCGCCGAGGCCGGGTGGCCGCGTTCGCGGTCGAAGGTCCCGACGGCGAGGGCATCGGCGTCGCCGTTGAAATCTCCCGTCCGGACCAGAAGCGCGTGGGCCATGTGGCGCTGGTGCAGGCGTTGGCGCAGGCGGTCGGCAACGCCTGCGGCGAACCGCTGGCGGTTGCGCTGCTGCTCAATCCCGGCGGCCTGCCCAAGACCACCAGCGGCAAGCTGCAGCGCAGCGCCTGCCGCGCCGGCTGGCTGGACGACAGCCTGGACGCGTGCGCGGTCTGGGCGCATGGCAGCTTCACGCGCGGCGGCACGGCCGCCGCGGAGGCGCCATCCAACCAGCCCGATGCGCCGCGCGGCGCAACCGAGCACGCACTGGCCGCGCTGTGGCGGCAATTGCTGGGCACCGCCCCCGCCAGCCGCGACGCGCACTTCTTTGCCAGCGGCGGCAACTCGCTGATCGCGGCGCGGCTGGTGGCGCGGCTGCGCGAGCAATACGGCAACGCGGTGCCGCTGCGCCTGCTGTTCGAGCATCCCACGCTGCAGGCCTGCGCCGCCGCCATCGATCAGCTCCCGGGCCGCACTGCCGAAGCGCCGCTTGCGCCCGTGCCGCGGCTGCCGCAGATGCCGCTGGCGCCGGCGCAGCAACGGCTCTGGCTGACCGACCGCATCTCTGCCGAAAACGATCGCTCGACCTACAACATGGCCGGCGGGCTGCGCCTCGCCGGAACGCTGGACCCCACGGCGCTGCACGCCGCCCTGAACGCGCTGGTCGCACGCCATGAAATCCTGCGCACCAGCTATCCCGCCGATGCGCAAGGCGCACCGTACGCCCGGATCGAAGCCGAACTGGCGCTCGACCTGCCCGTCACCGACCTGTCGGCGCTGAGCCCGGCGCAACGCGATGCCGCGCTGCAGGAACTGGCCGAAGGCCAGGCGCGCGCGCCCTTCGACCTGGCGCAGGCGCCACTGCTGCGCGCGCGTCTTGTGCGGATGGCCGCCGACGACCATGCGCTGCTGCTCACGCTGCACCATATCGTCGGCGATGGCTGGTCCGTCGCGATCCTGCTCGACACGCTCGCTGCCGCCTACAACGCGGCACGCGCCGGCGTTCCGGTCGACTGGCAGCCGCTGCCGATCCAGTATGCCGACTACGCCGCGCACCAGCGCGCCGCCGACACCGGCCCGCAACAGCAAGCCGATGCCGACTACTGGCGCACCGCGCTGCGCGACGCGCCGAAGCTGCCGACCCTGCCCACGCCCAACCGCCGCCCGCCGGTGGCCTCGAGCGACGGTGCCGCGTGTTACACCGCCCTGCCCGCCTCGCTGCTGGCGCAGGCCGACGCGCTGGCGCAGGCCCAAGGCGCGTCGCGCTACATGGTGCTGCTGTTCGCCTTTCACGCGCTGCTGCACCGGATCAGCGGCGCCGAAGACCAGCTCGTCGGCATCGACGTGGCCGGCCGCCCGCGCCGCGAGCTGGAGGAGCTGGTCGGCTTCTTCGTCAACGTGCTGCCGCTGCGCGCGCAATGCCACGCCGGGCTGCGCTTTGCCGAACTGCTGGCGCAGGTGCGCTCGCGCACGCTGGCCGCCTTCGACCACCAGGGCCTGCCGTTCGAGCGCATCGTCGAAGCCGCCGGCGTGCCGCGCGAGCGTGCCTGGCATCCGCTGGTGCAGGTGCTGTTCGTGCTGCAGAACACGCCCGGCCAGGCGCGGCAGTTCGACGGCCTGCACGCCGCGCGGCTGCCCACGCCGGTGCATGCCGCCAAGTTCGACCTGGCCGTGTTTCTGGAACCGGGCGACGGCGGGCTGCGCGCCGAATGGGTCTATGCCACCGCGCTGTTTCCGCGCGCCACGATGCAGCGCCTGGCCGATGCGTACGGCGCCGTGCTGGCGCAGGCGCTGGCCGATCCCGACCGTCCGCTGGCCGGCTTCGAGGTGCCGGCCGGCCTTTGCGAACCCGCTCCAGAGCAACCCGCCATGACTGCCGCCACCGCGCCCCGCCCCAGCAAGCTCGACAAACTCGGCAAGCTCGCCAGCCTGCCCCGGCGCGCCGCCGAGGCAACTCCCACCGCGCCGCTGGTGCGGACCTCGTTCCTGGCGCCGGGCCAGACCTTCCCGATCGTGATGGAGCCCGCGTCGCCCGATCTCGATCCGGTGGCTTGGGCGCTCGCGCACCGCGAACAGATCGAGGCTACCCTGTGCCGCCACGGCGGCATCCTGCTGCGCGGCTTCGGCCTGCGCACGCCGCAGGAATTCGAGCAGTTCGCCGAAGCGATCGAGCCCGGGCTGTACGGCGCCTACGGCGACCTGCCGAAGAAGGAAGGCGGGCGCAACACCTACCGCTCCACGCCCTACCCCGAGCGCGAGATGATCCTGTTCCACAACGAAAGCGCGCACCTGCCGCGCTGGCCGCGCAAGCAGTGGTTCTTCTGCGAGCTGCCGTCGCCGGTGGGCGGCGCCACGCCGATCGTCGATTGCCGCGAGCTGTACCGCCGGCTGCCGCGCGCACTGGCCGAGCGCTTCGAGCGCAAGGGCCTGCGCTACGTGCGTACCTTCAACGACAAGCTCGACGTGAGCTGGCGCGACTTCTTCAAGACCGATTCGCACGAGGAAGTCGAAGCGCGGCTGCGCGCTTCCGGCACCGACTTTGCGTGGCTCGACGCCGACACGCTGCAGACCCGCGAGCTTTGCCCCGCCGTGATCGCGCACCCTGTCACCGGCGAGCGCAGCTTCTTCAACCAGGTGCAGCTGCACCACACCGCCTGCCTGGACCCGGAGGTGCGCCGCGACCTGCTGGAGATCGTCGGCCCGCAGCGGATGCCGCGCCAGGTGACGTTCGGCGACGGCAGCCCGATCGGCGACGACGTGATGGCCCGCATCGGCGAGCTGTATGAAGCCTGCGCGGTGCGCTTTGCCTGGCGCCAGGGCGACGTGGTGATGCTCGACAACATGCTCGCCGCCCACGCGCGCGACCCGTACCAGGGCCCGCGCAAGATCGTGGTGGCAATGGGCGCTATGTTCGAGCGCAAGGACCTGCCGCCGCTGGCCCCGCGCGCGGACGCGCACGACGCCATGGCGGCGGCCGATACCGCACTGGAGGGCTGA
- a CDS encoding non-ribosomal peptide synthetase, translated as MNAITQDFARHARALGREQRALAAQAATPVTLSATIDGPLDAQRLQRALCRIAERHPATGLVFGRVEGLRGLRQHFAGAAPAWSSASLDAATPETALHAALQVLDDNRARLTLTAHPLAADGPSLATLIHELAKAYADETAPAGDAPLPYTDYLDWTDGLAQENTEAGTAYWQAVRERLAALDAPRLPWQRAANASETLAAQCVELPAAEAAAVAEWAKALGQPLSHALQAAWWLLLARLDPAAAFCASWQHDCRDDFDVLAGAVGRYESLLPVAVQPDMAAPFADWLAAFGAQLQQHLDWREHCPADASAGAAARVGFCCSGPLGMQWQHGDLHWSVHAPRALLPGLALALQVHLEDGMSRNLVLHHAGGVHGADAMACLLDQYRTLLQTLRAAPATAVGALPLATAAEAARADAMHAPTLHVGTQMLPQRLAHWAIERPHAPALSAPGLQLSYAGLAGVVDAVARQLPALGLRTGQPVGLLLPRSGELVVALLAVMRAGAPYLPLDPAWPPQRCAQILAAAGATLVLTDAAHAASAGPLPHADIAALLAEGTLADPALPAVDAAQPAYVLYTSGSTGTPKGVAITHGQLLNYAAASGQALRLDRCQRFGLTSTVAADLGNTTLFGALWHGACLCVADQADMQHAAAFAAFLAREHVDCLKIVPSHLDALLDGDTAPLPVPPHATIVLGGEAAAPALLQRLRARMPQARLCNHYGPTETTVGILVHDAGRAAEAAETLEAPLPLTQVLANCEAYVRTAAGNLAAVGETGELCLGGAQLCAGYLDSAAEAAFIAHPERPGQRLYRSGDLARYLPRGGIELIGRADHQVKVRGFRIECGEVAQALAALPGVRQAVVMLATPDGGAAQLAAWIVPDADTAVADTNAALRNTLRPALAGRLPEAMIPALWFAVPALPRLPNGKVDRRALAQAAAAGPVRESAAPAREPATELEALLLEQLRDLLGVPGLAVHEDLFEAGGHSLLVIKLVARIRKLLKLEIAPAVVFDAPNAAALANALRRASTDPDGLETLAGLQRQLAAMSPDARAALRASVTATA; from the coding sequence ATGAACGCCATCACCCAGGATTTTGCGCGGCACGCCCGCGCGCTCGGGCGCGAACAGCGCGCGCTGGCAGCGCAAGCGGCCACGCCGGTCACGCTGTCGGCAACCATCGACGGGCCACTGGACGCGCAGCGCCTGCAGCGGGCGCTGTGCCGGATAGCTGAACGCCATCCCGCGACGGGCCTCGTGTTCGGCCGTGTCGAGGGGCTGCGCGGCCTGCGCCAGCACTTTGCCGGCGCTGCGCCGGCGTGGTCGTCGGCGAGCCTGGACGCGGCCACGCCTGAAACCGCGCTCCACGCCGCACTTCAGGTTCTCGACGACAACCGCGCACGGCTGACGCTGACCGCTCATCCGCTCGCGGCCGATGGCCCCAGCCTGGCCACCCTGATTCACGAACTGGCAAAGGCCTACGCCGACGAAACCGCCCCGGCAGGCGACGCGCCCCTGCCCTATACGGACTACCTCGACTGGACCGACGGGCTGGCGCAGGAGAACACCGAAGCCGGCACGGCCTACTGGCAAGCGGTGCGCGAGCGCCTGGCCGCTCTCGATGCGCCGCGGCTGCCCTGGCAACGCGCCGCCAACGCAAGCGAAACGCTGGCGGCGCAGTGTGTCGAGCTACCCGCCGCGGAAGCTGCTGCCGTGGCCGAATGGGCCAAGGCGCTCGGCCAGCCGCTGTCGCATGCGCTGCAGGCGGCATGGTGGCTGCTGCTGGCGCGCCTCGATCCGGCCGCGGCGTTTTGCGCCAGCTGGCAGCACGACTGCCGCGATGACTTCGACGTACTGGCCGGCGCGGTGGGCCGTTACGAATCACTGCTGCCGGTCGCGGTACAGCCCGACATGGCAGCGCCGTTTGCCGACTGGCTTGCCGCGTTCGGCGCGCAACTGCAGCAGCACCTGGACTGGCGCGAGCATTGCCCGGCGGACGCCAGCGCCGGCGCGGCCGCGCGCGTGGGCTTCTGCTGCAGCGGCCCGCTCGGCATGCAGTGGCAGCATGGCGATCTGCACTGGAGCGTTCACGCGCCGCGGGCGCTGCTGCCTGGCCTGGCGCTGGCATTGCAGGTGCACCTGGAAGACGGCATGTCACGCAATCTGGTGTTGCACCACGCCGGAGGCGTCCACGGCGCCGACGCGATGGCGTGCCTGCTCGACCAGTACCGCACGCTGCTGCAAACGCTGCGCGCGGCGCCGGCCACCGCCGTGGGCGCATTGCCGCTGGCCACCGCTGCCGAGGCCGCGCGCGCCGACGCCATGCACGCGCCGACGCTGCATGTCGGCACCCAGATGCTGCCGCAGCGGCTGGCGCACTGGGCCATCGAACGCCCGCATGCGCCGGCGTTGTCAGCGCCAGGCCTGCAACTGAGCTACGCCGGCCTCGCGGGCGTCGTGGATGCGGTGGCACGGCAGCTGCCAGCGCTGGGCTTGCGCACAGGGCAACCGGTCGGCCTGCTGTTGCCGCGTTCGGGCGAGCTGGTGGTGGCGTTGCTCGCGGTGATGCGGGCCGGCGCGCCGTACCTGCCGCTCGATCCGGCATGGCCGCCGCAGCGCTGCGCGCAGATCCTGGCCGCCGCGGGTGCCACGCTGGTGCTGACCGACGCGGCCCATGCGGCTTCCGCCGGCCCGCTGCCGCATGCCGATATCGCGGCACTGCTGGCTGAGGGCACCCTCGCCGATCCGGCGCTGCCGGCAGTGGACGCCGCACAGCCCGCCTACGTGCTCTACACCTCTGGCTCGACCGGCACGCCCAAGGGGGTCGCCATCACCCATGGCCAGTTGCTGAACTACGCGGCGGCCTCCGGGCAGGCGCTGCGCCTCGACCGCTGCCAGCGCTTCGGCCTGACCTCCACCGTCGCCGCCGACCTGGGCAACACCACGCTGTTCGGCGCGCTGTGGCATGGCGCCTGCCTGTGCGTCGCCGACCAGGCCGACATGCAGCACGCCGCCGCCTTCGCCGCCTTCCTGGCGCGCGAGCATGTCGATTGCCTGAAGATCGTGCCCTCGCACCTGGATGCCCTGCTCGACGGCGACACCGCGCCGCTGCCGGTGCCGCCGCACGCCACCATCGTGCTGGGCGGCGAAGCCGCGGCCCCGGCGCTGCTGCAGCGGCTGCGCGCGCGCATGCCGCAGGCGCGCCTGTGCAACCACTACGGGCCGACCGAAACCACGGTAGGCATCCTGGTCCACGACGCCGGCCGCGCGGCGGAGGCGGCGGAAACTTTGGAAGCGCCGCTGCCGCTGACCCAGGTGCTGGCCAACTGCGAGGCCTATGTGCGCACCGCCGCGGGCAACCTGGCCGCCGTCGGAGAAACCGGCGAGCTCTGTCTCGGCGGCGCGCAGCTGTGCGCGGGCTATCTGGACAGCGCTGCCGAGGCGGCTTTCATTGCTCACCCCGAACGGCCAGGCCAGCGCCTGTACCGCAGCGGTGATCTTGCCCGCTACCTGCCGCGGGGCGGCATCGAACTGATCGGACGTGCCGATCACCAGGTCAAGGTGCGCGGCTTCCGTATCGAATGCGGCGAGGTCGCACAGGCGCTGGCGGCCCTGCCCGGCGTGCGGCAAGCGGTGGTGATGCTGGCGACGCCGGACGGCGGCGCGGCCCAGCTGGCGGCGTGGATCGTTCCCGACGCCGACACCGCCGTGGCAGACACGAACGCCGCCCTGCGCAACACGCTACGCCCGGCGCTGGCCGGGCGCCTGCCGGAAGCGATGATCCCCGCGCTGTGGTTCGCCGTGCCGGCACTGCCGCGCTTGCCGAACGGCAAGGTGGACCGCCGCGCGCTGGCGCAAGCCGCCGCCGCAGGCCCGGTGCGAGAGTCCGCCGCGCCCGCGCGCGAACCGGCCACCGAACTGGAAGCGCTGCTGCTGGAGCAGCTGCGTGACCTGCTGGGGGTGCCCGGCCTGGCGGTGCACGAAGACCTGTTCGAAGCCGGCGGCCACTCGCTGCTGGTGATCAAGCTGGTCGCGCGCATCCGCAAGCTGCTGAAGCTGGAGATTGCGCCGGCCGTGGTCTTCGACGCGCCGAATGCCGCCGCGCTGGCCAACGCGCTGCGACGCGCCAGCACTGATCCCGACGGCCTGGAAACGCTGGCCGGCCTGCAGCGCCAGCTGGCGGCGATGTCGCCCGACGCGCGCGCCGCGCTGCGTGCCTCGGTCACTGCCACCGCATAA